ACTGAAAACCAGTCattcactttttatttttttacatttatgttaGCAAAATTTTTCATGACAAAAGTCCAAAATTTATTTACAGCATATAAAACTTGCTTCAGAAAGATACAAGCCAAAATTATTTCGCTTGAAcaatttaacaataaaaattaATGCACAGAGGTCAATATCAGTCCAGTGTTTAGTCCACTCGGGCCTCGACGGGGGGGTTGGTCATGGTGTCCCCTGCTGCTTCACTCTGAGACGCCGAGGTCATcacagccggggggggggggggaggggggtgaaaaGAGTGCTGAAAAGAGTTCAATTATGGACCAAGATGTGATGTGAATCCAGTTTGCCTGCTGTAATGTCATCAGTCCTTGGAGGAGCTTGAGTCAGTGACGCAGCCGTCCACGTTTCCGCTCTGCACTTCTGGACTCTTCAAGGCTGGCGCACAATCAATGGGCACCACTCTCTCAGTTATCGCAGGCCTGACTGCTCTCAGCCCTTTAATCTGAAGCTGCCCATCAGAGAGGGAACAAGTCACATCTTCTGGGTTCACACCTTCTGGTAGGTCAAGCTCCTGTCTGAACTCCTGGCATTGGTAAGAGTACGAGCCCTTTCCGTCGTCCTGTTTCTTCTCTGTCTTCCCGCTCACCATCAGCTTCCTGTCCACCTGCTTGATGGACAGCTCCTCTGGGGAGAAGTCCTTAGTGTCCAGGGTTAGGGCAAAGTCGTCTCCATCTTTCTCCATCTGGCAGGAGAGCGGTTTGGTGGACAAAGAGCACGGAACTTTATCCATCTCCTGCAGGATCTGCTCATGAACCTTCTCTAGGAGACCCATGCTGGTGCTCATATCCTGCATGCTCCTCAGCAGCATCTCATGCTGAAGTGCCAGAGGTCGCATGTGTGGCCAGATGCTGCGTACCGGCCAGTGGAACTCCATCAGTGGTCCGAAGGAAGGCTGGAACACGTGGGAGCACAGCATGGTCAGTGGTCCTTCAGTGTCGTCTCTACTTAGCTCTGGGAGTTCGCTCAGCGTCAGCTCTGCGTTGCTTCTGCCTCGGCTCTCAGGGCTCACGCTTTATATTGTGACTCCGCGAACTCCAGCACGTTCCTGAACTTTCTTGTAATTGCCTGGTTTCTCCACTATGTGTCACCCTATAGGCGGCAGTGATGTCATCATCCACACGTATGCAATTTCTTTCTCGGTAATAATTTCTGATTTTCTTATTTATGTATTCGCGAAATATTATACGCCGTACGTGGTTCAGACCTGAGTAGGACCTGAGGTCCCCAGTTTTGCTAAATTGCTCCGGCTTCCGACCTCCGAGGTAGGGGGCGAGAGTAGGACTATATAAAAACCCACACACTCCGCTACTCATTGGGAATAGTATAAAAAGTCGGAATCGACCCTCCCCGCTTTTCTTGATCTTGCTATTCATATTCGGCTTTATGTTTTGATGAGGCATTTATAACAACTTTGTCATTTGAAGTAGGCCCATAGCAATTCTTTTTTCACTTTTCTAGAAAGTGAACTTCTACGAAAGTTAAATTTTAAACCTATTTTAAAGGTTTAATTTGTCGTTTCCCTGTACGTTgcttatccatccattttggtCAGGGGCGGGAAGGCTAAAGCTTACGCCAGGCAGCATTTGGGCACAAAGTTCGGCTACATCCTAAAGGGACGCCAGTCTATCGCAGGGCAAACAATCTTTATAACAGATATGATTTCTTTGAATGCAACCATTGATTAATATTGAGGAGTGTATTAACAGGTTTGTCCGAAACACGGTATGTTGTGATGTGTCGTCataagagaaaatatttttaaagagagCATATAGGATTCCCTCGCGGATATTTCCATACTTTAATATATCAGTAGGTGTCGCTCCTAATTTTCGGGCAGGGTCAGGATTGTCCCGCCCATTAGTGAAACTGAGACTGGGTATTTCCCCGTATCTCGTCTTTTCTCACTCCTGTGGCCAAGCAGATGCGCATCAGGTCGCACATTTTAGCAGGAGTACCCCGTCGTGCGCGGCGGAGAGACGGGCAGCGGCGCCATGGATACGAGCAACACGCAAGACAGCTTCGCTGTTAGTCTGCACATTTTCAGCGAGGATCAAGCGAAGGGAGGAATCCAACTCTGTAAGTCGAGTCAGCATCAGGACCTCACTTTACAAGTGGGCGGCGTGGAGGGGGAACAGGAGCTCACTCTCAAAAACGGTGAGTGCCCTTATCAATACTACCGATTCTACAGGGTAGCTTATCACTTTCTTTACATTAGACATGGGCCTATTAAAATCACACCTatcaaataaggaaaaaaaaattcagataaCTGGAACAACAACTTTAAATAGCTTTTGTTTTAAGAATCATGTGCTTTGTACTTTTAAGTTAGACGTCTTCTTATTAccatttcttattttt
This is a stretch of genomic DNA from Paramormyrops kingsleyae isolate MSU_618 chromosome 7, PKINGS_0.4, whole genome shotgun sequence. It encodes these proteins:
- the LOC111842107 gene encoding heat shock protein 30-like, with the protein product MLCSHVFQPSFGPLMEFHWPVRSIWPHMRPLALQHEMLLRSMQDMSTSMGLLEKVHEQILQEMDKVPCSLSTKPLSCQMEKDGDDFALTLDTKDFSPEELSIKQVDRKLMVSGKTEKKQDDGKGSYSYQCQEFRQELDLPEGVNPEDVTCSLSDGQLQIKGLRAVRPAITERVVPIDCAPALKSPEVQSGNVDGCVTDSSSSKD